The window ATCGTGATATCGAAGCCGCCGAACCCAAGCAGGGTGAGTATAACAACATTCTCGATACGGCTCACGTATTGAAAGCCGATGGCACGCTCGATATGGAACGGAAATGGGACAAGTTCTGGAAGCCGATCGGCAAACCTTTGCCCGCAGCGCGTGACTGGCGGTTCATCACCATCGATGCCACCGAAACGAAGGATAAACTAGAAGAATTCACCGATAGGAGATTCCGGGATATCACACTGCCCTCCGCAATGAAGAATTGGTATATGCCGGACTTCGATGACAGCAAGTGGTCCGTGGGCAAGGCGCCCATTGGCAAGGGGGTGTGGAACCACAGCGGAATCATGTTGGACAAATATTCCTCAGAATGGGGCAAAGAAGAATTCCTGCTCATGCGTACCACATTTGACGTGGAGAACCTCGACTACGATTCCTACCGCATCGCGATTTTGGCGCGACAAGGTTTTCATGTTTATTTGAACGGCCACAAGATTCACACCTACATCTGGTGGCAGGATCAGCCGCAATACAGATCGATCGTCCTCGATAAAGAACAGACTCAATATTTAAAGAAAGGAAAGAACGTCTTGGCCGTATATGCCAATGATCAATACTCCCCAGGCTCCACGGAACATTACGCCGCGCTGGATGCATGGATTGAAGGAATCACTAAAGGGGATCAAGAGAAGCTCGAACTTGCTTTGGAGGAAGTCCTTTCCCCCAAAGACCGAGAGGCACTTAAGGGCGCTTCCAATGGCGGCTACCATTACTTTGGCAGCGCAAAAATCTTTGCTCAGATGGGTAAGGCGTTTGCCGAAGCAAACCTCAAACTTATCAATAAGTAAAACGGATGTGGATTGCCGCGGCATTCGCCTTTACCTAGAGCGGAAAACGAAACCGCTCGAGAAAGCTACAAGCGCCCTGGTTTCAGCGAAACGGGAATTCTGGTTTTCGAGCATTTGTTTTCCCGAATGGATGAAACCTGATCGTGAATTCGAAACATCTACTACTCGATGGCGCTACCGGCACTGAACTCAACCGCCGTGGCGTGGACACCGGCTTGCCAATGTGGTCGGCGAACGCGCTCACCTCCGATACTGGATTGAATGTGTTGCGCCAGATTCATCTGGATTATTTAAAGGCGGGCGCGGACATCCTCACCACCAACACGTTTCGGACCCATCGCCGCGCGCTGGCTGGTAAGGGGGACATCGCCCGCGAATTGACCATACGAGCGGTGGCGACCGCCCAAGAGGCTGTCGTAGAGCATGGCCAACCTGCGCAGGTGGCGGGCTCGCTGGCCCCGCTGGAAGATTGCTATCGACCGGACTTGGTGCCGTCCGAGGACGAATGCCGCGCCGAGCACTCCGAGCGCGTCCAGCATCTTGTGGACGCGGGTGTTGACCTGTTGTTGATCGAGACGATGAACTCAATTCGGGAAGCTGTCATCGCCGCCAAGTTGGCAACCATCACCGGCAGACCCACCTGGGTCAGTTTTGTGTGCGACCGTGACGGGCGAATCCTGTCTGGCGAACTGCTGACGGTTGCCGCCGAGCTATTGTTACCGCTGGGCGTGAAGGCCCTGGGCGTGAACTGCGCTCCGGCGCATACACTG of the Pirellulales bacterium genome contains:
- a CDS encoding homocysteine S-methyltransferase family protein; this encodes MNSKHLLLDGATGTELNRRGVDTGLPMWSANALTSDTGLNVLRQIHLDYLKAGADILTTNTFRTHRRALAGKGDIARELTIRAVATAQEAVVEHGQPAQVAGSLAPLEDCYRPDLVPSEDECRAEHSERVQHLVDAGVDLLLIETMNSIREAVIAAKLATITGRPTWVSFVCDRDGRILSGELLTVAAELLLPLGVKALGVNCAPAHTLAKPLAKLRGICGPDFPLIAYGNIGYADQSQGWINTDAVNPDSYWQYAQTWPAQIVGGCCGTTPEHIRQLRAKRTPAT